The following proteins are co-located in the Schistocerca nitens isolate TAMUIC-IGC-003100 chromosome 2, iqSchNite1.1, whole genome shotgun sequence genome:
- the LOC126237222 gene encoding uncharacterized protein LOC126237222, with product MCNEAFHLRHDSSRRVFVLKRNRSQRRKRTINDFLPRYDRTKPTTEIISGTIHSAPVAGDNKFPPLKAPSNDEQPSYKRKLRNKKRPLKHTDNTSYEETARKTLVTTEPKPCSEETLEEDEGTQVEVVTHLGEENLVTATDSVTAETRNKKRRREHTDDHADEETSRKTHVTRKPKLRNRETLEEDDGMRVEVVTHLGEDDLVITRESVTGDTGSLENNHEIAVLTAEPEEQQLTLHATQEEEPTEQHADSEVREYAEGRSTRAKVLRQQPVTTVNTPLLYIDNSNANTGHQDRHRRKQKSKRKVIVICQIRRHQRRN from the coding sequence ATGTGTAATGAGGCTTTTCACCTCCGCCATGACAGCTCGCGTCGTGTTTTTGTTTTAAAACGCAATCGCTCGCAACGCCGGAAACGAACAATCAATGACTTTTTACCAAGATACGATAGAACTAAACCGACGACTGAAATAATTTCAGGTACCATTCACAGTGCTCCCGTCGCTGGCGATAATAAATTTCCGCCTCTAAAAGCCCCCAGTAATGATGAACAGCCATCCTACAAACGCAAGCTTAGAAACAAGAAGAGACCCCTTAAACATACTGACAACACTTCATATGAAGAAACCGCTCGTAAAACGCTTGTAACCACGGAGCCAAAACCGTGTAGTGAAGAAACACTGGAAGAAGATGAGGGAACGCAAGTGGAAGTGGTGACACATTTAGGAGAAGAGAATTTAGTGACTGCAACAGATAGTGTCACTGCtgaaacaagaaacaagaagcGACGCCGTGAACATACTGACGACCATGCAGATGAAGAAACCTCTCGTAAAACGCATGTAACCAGAAAGCCAAAACTGCGTAATAGAGAAACATTGGAAGAGGATGATGGAATGCGAGTGGAAGTGGTGACACATTTAGGAGAAGATGATTTAGTGATTACAAGAGAAAGTGTCACTGGTGATACAGGATCACTGGAGAATAATCATGAGATTGCAGTGCTAACAGCGGAACCGGAGGAGCAGCAGCTCACACTGCACGCTACACAAGAGGAAGAGCCCACTGAACAACATGCTGACTCCGAAGTGCGAGAGTACGCCGAAGGAAGAAGCACACGAGCGAAAGTGCTTAGGCAGCAGCCCGTCACAACAGTAAACACACCGCTGCTATATATTGATAACTCGAACGCCAACACTGGCCATCAAGACCGTCATCGGCGGAAACAGAAAAGCAAACGGAAAGTTATCGTCATTTGTCAAATACGAAGACATCAGAGAAGGAACTGA